A genome region from Scleropages formosus chromosome 6, fSclFor1.1, whole genome shotgun sequence includes the following:
- the hmgcra gene encoding 3-hydroxy-3-methylglutaryl-CoA reductase a isoform X1 encodes MTFASTQDLLPERSCIWVHSPAPQRASVTNIQEQSGIMLTRLFRLHGLFVASHPWEVIVGTVTLTICMMSMNMFTGNDQICGWNYECPKIEEQILSSDIIILTITRCIAIVYIYFQFQNLRQLGSKYILGIAGLFTIFSSFVFSTVVIHFLDKELTGLNEALPFFLLLIDLSKACALAKFALSSNSQDEVRDNIARGMAILGPTFTLDALVECLVIGVGTMSGVRQLEIMCCFGCMSVLANYFVFMTFFPACVSLVLELSRESREGRPIWQLSHFARVLEEEEDNKPNPVTQRVKMIMSLGLVLVHAHSRWIAEPSSRNNNTVISSSVGLSLDDSVPKRIDPERPLWQFHLSRMINMDIEQVVTLGLALFLAIKYIFFEQAEMESTLSLKNPITGPTLSPRRGPSECCRMESVPPKSPQKSCCPPVEITKEEKAEVIRPLPRERKTTFVLGDEAALLLPPEEPQPKLPLEPRPLEECLSILKDPEMGARFLSDAEVILLVNAKHIPGYKLEAMMETPERGVAIRRIMLTSKLPSPSALTCLPYKDYDYSKVMGACCENVIGYMPVPVGVAGPLLLDGKQFQVPMATTEGCLVASTNRGCRAIALGGGASTRILGDRMTRGPVVQLPSACEAAEVKTWLESTEGFSSIKEAFDNTSRFARLEKLLIGLAGRNLYIRFQSKTGDAMGMNMISKGTEQALSRLQEEFPKMHVLAVSGNYCTDKKPAAINWIEGRGKSVVCEATIPAKVVCEVLKTTTEALVEVNISKNLVGSAMAGSIGGYNAHAANVVTAIYIACGQDPAQTVGSSNCITLMEATGPTREDLYISCTMPSIELGTVGGGTNLPPQQSCLEMLGVQGASEDCPGENARQLARIVCGTVLAGELSLMAALAAGHLVKSHMTHNRSKVNLQAAPGPYSKNTA; translated from the exons ATGACCTTTGCTTCAACCCAAGACCTGCTGCCTGAACGATCCTGTATCTGGGTCCACTCTCCCGCTCCCCAACGCGCCAGCGTCACA AATATCCAGGAACAAAGCGGCATCATGTTGACGAGATTGTTCCGGTTGCATGGCCTGTTCGTGGCCTCCCACCCATGGGAAGTGATTGTGGGAACTGTGACTTTGACCATCTGCATGATGTCCATGAACATGTTCACCGGCAATGACCAGATCTGTGGTTGGAACTATGAATGTCCCAAAATTGAGGAG caaatCCTCAGTAGTGACATCATCATCTTAACAATAACACGATGCATAGCTATTGTTTACATCTACTTCCAGTTTCAAAATCTACGACAGCTTGGCTCAAAGTATATATTGG GTATTGCTGGTCTTTTCACAATATTCTCCAGCTTTGTCTTCAGCACTGTGGTGATTCATTTCTTGGATAAAGAACTTACTGGCCTTAA TGAAGCATTACCTTTCTTCCTACTGCTGATTGACCTCTCTAAAGCCTGTGCCCTTGCCAAATTTGCCCTGAGCTCAAACTCTCAG GATGAGGTGAGGGACAACATTGCTCGTGGGATGGCCATCCTGGGACCTACATTCACCCTTGACGCACTTGTGGAGTGTCTGGTCATCGGGGTGGGCACAATGTCAG GTGTACGCCAGCTGGAGATCATGTGCTGCTTTGGCTGTATGTCTGTCCTGGCAAACTACTTTGTTTTCATGACCTTCTTCCCAGCCTGTGTATCCTTGGTTCTTGAG TTGTCCAGAGAAAGCAGAGAGGGTCGCCCCATCTGGCAGCTCAGTCACTTTGCCCGGGTcctagaagaagaagaagacaacaAGCCCAATCCTGTGACCCAGCGGGTCAAGATGATCATG TCTTTGGGCCTGGTTTTGGTCCATGCTCATAGTCGTTGGATTGCTGAACCTTCTTCTCGGAACAACAATACAGTTATAAGCTCCAGTGTGGGGCTGAGTCTGGATGACAGTGTGCCTAAGAGAATTGACCCTGAGAGGCCCTTGTGGCAGTTTCACCTGTCCAG GATGATTAACATGGACATTGAGCAGGTAGTCACACTAGGCCTGGCTCTTTTCCTGGCCATCAAGTATATCTTCTTTGAACAAGCGGAGATGGAGTCCACACTGTCATTGAAGAACCCCATCACAGGTCCCACGCTGAGTCCCAGGAGGGGACCGAGTGAGTGCTGCAGGATGGAGTCAGTACCACCCAAGTCCCCACAGAAGAGTTGTTGTCCTCCTGTCGAAATCACCAAGGAGGAGAAGG CGGAAGTCATCCGTCCATTGCCTAGGGAACGCAAGACCACTTTTGTGCTTGGTGATGAGGCTGCCCTGTTGCTGCCTCCTGAGGAACCACAGCCAAAGCTGCCCCTGGAGCCCCGCCCCCTTGAGGAATGTCTGTCCATCCTGAAAGACCCAGAG ATGGGTGCCAGGTTCCTGAGTGATGCTGAGGTGATATTGCTGGTGAACGCCAAGCACATCCCAGGGTACAAGCTGGAAGCCATGATGGAGACACCAGAAAGGGGAGTGGCAATCCGCAGGATCATGTTGACCTCCAAACTCCCCAGCCCCTCTGCCCTCACCTGTTTGCCTTATAAGGACTATGACTATTCCAAG GTCATGGGTGCTTGCTGTGAGAATGTAATAGGCTACATGCCAGTACCTGTGGGAGTTGCAGGACCACTGTTGTTGGATGGAAAACAGTTCCAGGTGCCCATGGCAACAACGGAGGGATGCCTTGTTGCCAGTACCAACCGAGGATGCAGAGCTATTGCT CTGGGAGGGGGTGCCAGCACTCGAATCTTGGGCGACCGGATGACCCGAGGCCCAGTGGTGCAGTTGCCCTCTGCGTGCGAGGCTGCTGAGGTCAAGACTTGGCTGGAGAGCACAGAGGGCTTCTCAAGCATCAAGGAGGCCTTTGATAACACAAGCAG GTTTGCTCgcctggagaagctcctcatTGGCCTGGCGGGGCGGAACTTGTACATTCGCTTCCAGTCCAAAACAGGGGATGCTATGGGGATGAACATGATTTCCAAG GGCACAGAGCAAGCGCTCTCCAGGCTTCAAGAGGAATTCCCCAAGATGCATGTCCTGGCAGTCAGTGGAAACTACTGCACTGACAAGAAGCCAGCTGCCATCAACTGGATCGAGGGCCGGGGAAAGTCAGTTGTGTGCGAGGCCACCATCCCTGCAAAGGTGGTCTGCGAG GTGCTGAAGACCACTACGGAAGCTCTTGTTGAAGTGAACATAAGTAAGAACTTGGTAGGGTCGGCGATGGCTGGCAGCATCGGCGGCTACAATGCACATGCTGCTAACGTTGTGACGGCCATATACATCGCCTGTGGCCAG GACCCGGCCCAGACGGTAGGCAGCTCTAACTGCATCACGCTGATGGAGGCCACAGGCCCGACCCGGGAGGACCTGTACATCAGCTGCACCATGCCCTCTATTGAGCTCGGCACTGTGGGTGGTGGCACCAACCTGCCCCCACAACAGTCCTGCCTGGAG ATGCTGGGTGTGCAGGGTGCGAGTGAGGACTGCCCGGGGGAGAATGCCAGGCAGCTGGCCCGTATCGTATGTGGCACTGTGCTGGCCGGGGAGCTCTCCCTGATGGCCGCGCTGGCCGCAGGACATTTGGTCAAGAGTCACATGACACACAACAG GTCCAAAGTAAACCTGCAAGCAGCTCCTGGGCCATATAGCAAGAACACAGCGTGA
- the hmgcra gene encoding 3-hydroxy-3-methylglutaryl-CoA reductase a isoform X2, translated as MRQQLTVTHLLSGDENIQEQSGIMLTRLFRLHGLFVASHPWEVIVGTVTLTICMMSMNMFTGNDQICGWNYECPKIEEQILSSDIIILTITRCIAIVYIYFQFQNLRQLGSKYILGIAGLFTIFSSFVFSTVVIHFLDKELTGLNEALPFFLLLIDLSKACALAKFALSSNSQDEVRDNIARGMAILGPTFTLDALVECLVIGVGTMSGVRQLEIMCCFGCMSVLANYFVFMTFFPACVSLVLELSRESREGRPIWQLSHFARVLEEEEDNKPNPVTQRVKMIMSLGLVLVHAHSRWIAEPSSRNNNTVISSSVGLSLDDSVPKRIDPERPLWQFHLSRMINMDIEQVVTLGLALFLAIKYIFFEQAEMESTLSLKNPITGPTLSPRRGPSECCRMESVPPKSPQKSCCPPVEITKEEKAEVIRPLPRERKTTFVLGDEAALLLPPEEPQPKLPLEPRPLEECLSILKDPEMGARFLSDAEVILLVNAKHIPGYKLEAMMETPERGVAIRRIMLTSKLPSPSALTCLPYKDYDYSKVMGACCENVIGYMPVPVGVAGPLLLDGKQFQVPMATTEGCLVASTNRGCRAIALGGGASTRILGDRMTRGPVVQLPSACEAAEVKTWLESTEGFSSIKEAFDNTSRFARLEKLLIGLAGRNLYIRFQSKTGDAMGMNMISKGTEQALSRLQEEFPKMHVLAVSGNYCTDKKPAAINWIEGRGKSVVCEATIPAKVVCEVLKTTTEALVEVNISKNLVGSAMAGSIGGYNAHAANVVTAIYIACGQDPAQTVGSSNCITLMEATGPTREDLYISCTMPSIELGTVGGGTNLPPQQSCLEMLGVQGASEDCPGENARQLARIVCGTVLAGELSLMAALAAGHLVKSHMTHNRSKVNLQAAPGPYSKNTA; from the exons ATGCGACAACAACTAACTGTTACTCACTTACTGTCCGGCGACgag AATATCCAGGAACAAAGCGGCATCATGTTGACGAGATTGTTCCGGTTGCATGGCCTGTTCGTGGCCTCCCACCCATGGGAAGTGATTGTGGGAACTGTGACTTTGACCATCTGCATGATGTCCATGAACATGTTCACCGGCAATGACCAGATCTGTGGTTGGAACTATGAATGTCCCAAAATTGAGGAG caaatCCTCAGTAGTGACATCATCATCTTAACAATAACACGATGCATAGCTATTGTTTACATCTACTTCCAGTTTCAAAATCTACGACAGCTTGGCTCAAAGTATATATTGG GTATTGCTGGTCTTTTCACAATATTCTCCAGCTTTGTCTTCAGCACTGTGGTGATTCATTTCTTGGATAAAGAACTTACTGGCCTTAA TGAAGCATTACCTTTCTTCCTACTGCTGATTGACCTCTCTAAAGCCTGTGCCCTTGCCAAATTTGCCCTGAGCTCAAACTCTCAG GATGAGGTGAGGGACAACATTGCTCGTGGGATGGCCATCCTGGGACCTACATTCACCCTTGACGCACTTGTGGAGTGTCTGGTCATCGGGGTGGGCACAATGTCAG GTGTACGCCAGCTGGAGATCATGTGCTGCTTTGGCTGTATGTCTGTCCTGGCAAACTACTTTGTTTTCATGACCTTCTTCCCAGCCTGTGTATCCTTGGTTCTTGAG TTGTCCAGAGAAAGCAGAGAGGGTCGCCCCATCTGGCAGCTCAGTCACTTTGCCCGGGTcctagaagaagaagaagacaacaAGCCCAATCCTGTGACCCAGCGGGTCAAGATGATCATG TCTTTGGGCCTGGTTTTGGTCCATGCTCATAGTCGTTGGATTGCTGAACCTTCTTCTCGGAACAACAATACAGTTATAAGCTCCAGTGTGGGGCTGAGTCTGGATGACAGTGTGCCTAAGAGAATTGACCCTGAGAGGCCCTTGTGGCAGTTTCACCTGTCCAG GATGATTAACATGGACATTGAGCAGGTAGTCACACTAGGCCTGGCTCTTTTCCTGGCCATCAAGTATATCTTCTTTGAACAAGCGGAGATGGAGTCCACACTGTCATTGAAGAACCCCATCACAGGTCCCACGCTGAGTCCCAGGAGGGGACCGAGTGAGTGCTGCAGGATGGAGTCAGTACCACCCAAGTCCCCACAGAAGAGTTGTTGTCCTCCTGTCGAAATCACCAAGGAGGAGAAGG CGGAAGTCATCCGTCCATTGCCTAGGGAACGCAAGACCACTTTTGTGCTTGGTGATGAGGCTGCCCTGTTGCTGCCTCCTGAGGAACCACAGCCAAAGCTGCCCCTGGAGCCCCGCCCCCTTGAGGAATGTCTGTCCATCCTGAAAGACCCAGAG ATGGGTGCCAGGTTCCTGAGTGATGCTGAGGTGATATTGCTGGTGAACGCCAAGCACATCCCAGGGTACAAGCTGGAAGCCATGATGGAGACACCAGAAAGGGGAGTGGCAATCCGCAGGATCATGTTGACCTCCAAACTCCCCAGCCCCTCTGCCCTCACCTGTTTGCCTTATAAGGACTATGACTATTCCAAG GTCATGGGTGCTTGCTGTGAGAATGTAATAGGCTACATGCCAGTACCTGTGGGAGTTGCAGGACCACTGTTGTTGGATGGAAAACAGTTCCAGGTGCCCATGGCAACAACGGAGGGATGCCTTGTTGCCAGTACCAACCGAGGATGCAGAGCTATTGCT CTGGGAGGGGGTGCCAGCACTCGAATCTTGGGCGACCGGATGACCCGAGGCCCAGTGGTGCAGTTGCCCTCTGCGTGCGAGGCTGCTGAGGTCAAGACTTGGCTGGAGAGCACAGAGGGCTTCTCAAGCATCAAGGAGGCCTTTGATAACACAAGCAG GTTTGCTCgcctggagaagctcctcatTGGCCTGGCGGGGCGGAACTTGTACATTCGCTTCCAGTCCAAAACAGGGGATGCTATGGGGATGAACATGATTTCCAAG GGCACAGAGCAAGCGCTCTCCAGGCTTCAAGAGGAATTCCCCAAGATGCATGTCCTGGCAGTCAGTGGAAACTACTGCACTGACAAGAAGCCAGCTGCCATCAACTGGATCGAGGGCCGGGGAAAGTCAGTTGTGTGCGAGGCCACCATCCCTGCAAAGGTGGTCTGCGAG GTGCTGAAGACCACTACGGAAGCTCTTGTTGAAGTGAACATAAGTAAGAACTTGGTAGGGTCGGCGATGGCTGGCAGCATCGGCGGCTACAATGCACATGCTGCTAACGTTGTGACGGCCATATACATCGCCTGTGGCCAG GACCCGGCCCAGACGGTAGGCAGCTCTAACTGCATCACGCTGATGGAGGCCACAGGCCCGACCCGGGAGGACCTGTACATCAGCTGCACCATGCCCTCTATTGAGCTCGGCACTGTGGGTGGTGGCACCAACCTGCCCCCACAACAGTCCTGCCTGGAG ATGCTGGGTGTGCAGGGTGCGAGTGAGGACTGCCCGGGGGAGAATGCCAGGCAGCTGGCCCGTATCGTATGTGGCACTGTGCTGGCCGGGGAGCTCTCCCTGATGGCCGCGCTGGCCGCAGGACATTTGGTCAAGAGTCACATGACACACAACAG GTCCAAAGTAAACCTGCAAGCAGCTCCTGGGCCATATAGCAAGAACACAGCGTGA